The Haloterrigena turkmenica DSM 5511 genome includes the window ATCAACGTCGCCGCCTTTCGGACCGACGGCGACGTGACGCTGGTCGACGACATCGACGACGCCGAGACCGACGAGGACGACGGCGGCGCCGCCGAATCGACGACCGAGGCCGACGCGGTCATCGTCGGCAAGAACGGCGAGGGCGACGCGACGATCGACCTCCCCGAGGACTTCTCCGGCTCGGCCGACCTCTCGACGCTTCGCCGGCGCGACGGCGACGTCGAGCGCGGCGCCTACGTCCGCATCCTCGGCAAGGAGTACGAACGGTTCGCCGAGACGGCCGCCGAGGAGGCCGACCACACCATCATCGTCGGCGAAGACTGGACGATCATCCCCCTCGAGAACCTGATCGCGCGGATCGGCGAGGAGACCAACCTCATCGCGGGGGTCACGACCGCCGACGAGGCCAAGACGGCCTTCGAGACCCTCGAACTGGGCGCCGACGCGGTCCTGCTCGACTCCGACGACCCCGACGAGATCCACGAGACCGTGGAGATCCGCGACGAGGCCGAACGCGAGTCCCTCGACTTAGAGTACGCCGAAGTGCTCGACATCGAGCAGATCGGCAGCGCCGACCGGGTCTGTGTCGATACGGGAAGCCTGCTGGAACACGACGAAGGGATGCTCGTCGGCTCGATGGCCCGCGGCCTCGTGTTCGTCCACGCCGAAACGGCCGAATCCCCGTACGTCGCCTCCCGGCCCTTCCGGGTCAACGCAGGCGCCGTCCACGCCTACGTCCGCACGCCCGGCGGCGGCACGAAGTACCTCTCGGAGCTTCAGAGTGGCGACGAAGTTCAGGTCGTCGACACCGCGGGTAACACCCGCGAAGCCATCGTCGGCCGCGTCAAGATCGAGAAGCGGCCGATGTTCCGGATCGCCCTCGAGACCGACGACGGCGACCGCATCGAGACGCTCCTCCAGAACGCCGAGACGATCAAGGTCGCTACCAGCGAGGGCCGGACGGCCGTCACGGATCTCGAGGCCGGCGACGAACTCCTGTTGTACACCGAGGACACGGCGCGTCACTTCGGCGAGGCCGTCGAAGAGAGTATTATCGAGAAATAATCGATTTCGTGGACCCCTCGGATACCTAGTATAGTCATTTGGTAACCTACCGCACGTTCTGCGGTCGGATTCGTCACTCCGTCTCGCACGGTTGCCAGTTTCGCGGACAGTATCTCGTCGAGACACCCTGACGAGGGGAAATTCTCCCTTATATCGGTAATTCCGCGCGGCGGCGAACAACTTCTATGATGGTTGTTATCGTTACACGTGGATGGTTACGAACAATGAGTATTACTCGAGAGGCCATTCGATCGGTTGAACCGCCCGAGTTCGCAGTGACGCTTCGCAACGCCGGCCTCGCGGGCGCAGGCGGTGCCGGGTTCCCGACCTACGCCAAGTGGGAGCGCCTCGAGGAGGTCGACTCGCTGCTGGTCAATCACCAGGAGAGCGAACCGAACTACTACATGGACAAGTGGCTGGGCCGCGAGCGAACCGAGGAGTTGGCGGCGCTGTTCGACGGGCTCCTCGAGCGGGCGTTCGATCGGATCGTCATCGCCGCCAAGTGGCCCGACCGCGACGAGTGGATGGGCGGCCTCGAGGCGGCGACCGACGCGACGGTCTACGCCCCAGACGCGCTGCCGGTCTCCGAAGACGAGACGGGAATCGTCATCGCCTACACCGACGACAAGTACGAGTTCGGGATGGAGAGCGTCCTCATGCGACTCGTCGCGGGCGTGGTTATGGGGGGCAACGAACTCCCGATGGACAACGGCTGGATCGTCCAGAACACCGAGACGCTCTCGAACGTCTACCGCGCCCTCGTCGACGGGGCGCCGACGACCCGAAAGTTCGTCCACGTCGATGGCCGGGTGCCGACCCACCGGTTCCTCGAGGTGCCGATCGGCACGCCCGCGACGGACCTGCTCGAGGCGGCGGGGCGCACGGACGAGCTCGCTGACAACGAGGTCATCCTCGACGGCGGTCCGGGATGGTGTTTCGAGATCGACGCCGCACCGGACGCGTTCGGGGTCCGCAAGCGAACGAACTGCCTGCTCGTGATGGAGGAGTCGGTCGTCGAGGAGAACACTATCGGGAGCGGCGGTCGGGTCAACGTCCTCGCGTCGGCGGCGTGGAAGCAGTCGGTCCACGAGACGGCCCCGACGGAGGCGCTCCGTCCGGACCGCGTCGAAGTACCCCTGATCACGAACCCCGCTTTCGAGGGGGTCGTCACGCCCAGCGAGCCGATCGTGACGGTCGGCGACGACCTCGAGACCGATGAGATGATCGCCCGGCCGGCCGACGGAATCAGCATCGCCCAGCACGCCCCGATCGACGGCACGGTCACCGGCGTCGACGATCGATCGATTACGATCGAGCGCGACGAACGACTGACGTCGGACTGATACCGACGCCGCGGCTACGGCTCACCGCTGACACGACCACGTGGTCGTCGATCGAATCCACGCGGAGGGGGTTCGCCGGTCGCAGATGACGGTGCCGTCGCCGTCCGCGTAGCTGACGTAGTGGTCGAACGCTCGATCCGCCGTCGCCTCTCGCTCGTCGTAGTCTCCCGTTGCGTGCATTCGAAATCACGTCCGTCGGTCGCCGAGACCGACCTGATATCCGCGGTACCAAGCGATCGGTGAAAAGGGCTCCGTCGATGTACTACTAGCGTGATTATATTACGACTGTGAGATGGTACCGTCGATCACTCGAGCGAGCGTTTTCGGATCACGACTGGGCCGGTTCCTCCTCGGGACTCGGCTCAAGGCGGGCCGTACACCAGTGACAGAACTCGAGGTCCTCGTCGAGTTCCTTGCCGCACTCGGGACAGGTGGCCCCGCCGTCGTCTCCGGCGGCGTTCGGCGAGAATTCCAACGCCCGGATGACGGCGTCGAACGCCGCGATGAGGTTGACGAACAGGAGCGTCAGCTGAGAGAGCATGTCGACCTCGCTGGTGATCGTCATCGCCTCGGAAAACGATTCTGCCGTCGCGATCTGATCGACCGGGAAGAAGAGCCAAAACGTGACGAGGTAGAGTCCAGCAAAGAGCAGGGCTCGGAGCCAGTCCCGGATCACGACGTGTCCGGCACCGGGAAAGACCATCGAGAGGCCAGCGGCGACGACCGCGCGAAGCCATGTCATCGTACGTGGTGGTAGGGCACCCTCGTCCTTAACATTCCGATTTCTTTCGAAGACGATTGTAATTTCGTCCCGTTGATGAATCAGGCCGGGAGTAGATCGGTGACCCGTTCACTGACGACCGAGTCGTTGCAGAAATCGATAGCTCGATACTCGAGGGAATCGCTCGCTAAAACACCGTAGCCGAATATGGGCCGAATCCTCACTGCAAGTCGCTTCACTCCGTCTGCGTGACTTCCTGTCGACTCGGGTACTCCTCGTCCAACTGGTCGAAGATCCGACTGTCCGTACCGCTTTCCTTGATCATCTCGACCAGCGAGTCGAGTCGGTGCAGCGGTAGCTGCCCCGGCGCGTACTCGCTCTTGTCGGACTCGAGCGGCGCGTAGCCCAGCGCGGAGCCGTACAGCGGGCCGATTACGCGCGTGTGACTGCCGAGTTCGCCCATCGCGATGCCGGCCGCCCGAATGCCGTTCTGCGTCGCGGTATCGATCGCCGTCAGGATCCGCAGGCAGTCCTCGCGATCCGCGGCGTAGGTCGCGACTTTGGCGATATCGCCGTACCGGGCGCACTCCTCGATGATCGCGTCGAGGGTCTCCTGATCGGGCGTCTCGTCGAACTCGTGGAAGGAGATGACCAGTTCGACGTCCTGTTCGCGGAACTCCTCGAGGACCCACTGCATGCCGCGTGCCGTCTCGAGTTCCACGTCCACCATCTCGACGACGTCGAACTCGGCGGCGGCCATCAGTTGATCCAGTCGGCCGCGGTCGGCCGCGTGGCCGCCGAACCACCGCGAGCGGTTCGTAGCGAGGATCGGCAGGTCGCCGTCGTAGTCGGCGAGTTGTTCGATCGGGTCCTCCGCGCTGTCCATCCGGAACTCGATGATGTCAGCGGTGTCACGAGCTTTCGGCTCCCGTGTCAGATCGTTCGTTGTTGCGGCGAGGGCGAAACCGTCGACAGTCATGATACGGGCTACCAATCCTCCGCATAAAAATATTTCGAGAGTTCGCACCCCGGCGGTCGCCGAACTCGCCGTATGGACGCGACCAGTGTGTATATGAGAACTGTCCGAAATGGACGACACAGGCCATCTAACTCCGTAATTCTGCCGCCGAGATCCGCAACCGTTGCGTTCCGTCCATCATCATTATTACTGGCTAAGCTCGAGTCGAAACGACCGATAGTATCACAATTCAAGCAGTTTTACTGGGGATTCGTCGTTCCTGCGGAGGGAATCAACGTACCGCGTCGCTCGCGCGCGAGCGTGACACATTGAGCGGCGTACGATCGTGTCGAACCGGAATCGCTCGAGCGTGTCCTCGAGGTGACCGATATTGGAACGCTCTGACCACCTGTACAGACGACTGCTCGGAAAACGGACAGCGAAACCACAGTAAACCGGTTGCTCGCGAAAAGCGTCGTACGACGGCTCCGTCAGCGATCCGCCAGCCGGTTGACGTCCGAGAGGACGGCGGTGGCCGTCTCGGGACCGCCGGCACCGCGCCCGCTCGAGTGTAAGGAGCCGGCGTTGTGGGTTTCGATCTGGATGATGTTCCGGGTGCCGGTGACGGCGAGAGGCCCGTTCTCGGGAACGAGTCGTGGCCCGACGCGGACGCCCTCGCGGGTGGCTTCGCCGATCAGGCGAATCGTTCGACCGTCCTCGGCCGCAAGATTCAGCGCGCTCCCCGGAATGTTCTGGATTCCCTCGACGCTCGCGTCCTCGAGGGCGAAACCGCCGTCGGAAAGCACGTTCGCGAGAATGACGAATTTGAGTGCGGCGTCGGTGCCATCGACGTCGAAGGTGGGATCAGCCTCGGCGACGCCCAGATCCTGGGCTTCCGCGAGGACGTGCTCGTAGTCCAGTCCTTCGGCGGCCATCCGCGTCAGGATGAAGTTCGCGGTGCCGTTGAGCACGCCCCGAACCGCCGTGACGTTCTCCGGCATGCAGTCTTCGACCGTCGAGAGCGCGGGAATCGCACCGCCGACGGTGGCCTCGAAGCGCACCGACCCTTCGCTGTCGGCCTCGAGAGCCCGCATCTCCTCGTAGCGTTCCGCGACGGGACCCTTGTTAGCCAATACGACGTGGCGGTCGGCCTCGAGGGCGCGTTCGACGTGGGAGAAGCCGGGTTCGGCGTCGCCGAGCGTCGTCGGCGTCGCCTCCACGAGGACGTCGTACTCGATGTCGAAGACGTCGTCGGGGTCGTCGACGCCGACGGGTTCGTCGCTGCGTTTGCGCTGGAGAGCGCCCTCGACGTCGATACCGTCGGCGTCGATGACGGCGTTCGTCGAGTCGGCGAGCGCGACGACCTCGTGGCCGTACTCGCCGGCGAGGTCGGCGACCGACCGCCCGACGTCGCCCGCGCCGAGAATTGCGAGTCGCATCAGGCGTCACCTCCGAGCAGCGGCTCGACGACCGTGAGGTCCTTCTCCTCGCTGACCGAGCGGATAGTGTCGAAGACCGCTTCGGACCGCCCGGAGTCGATCGCGAGTCGCAAGCGGGCACTCGAGGTGTCGCCGGTTCCCTGGGGCGCGGACAGCGACAGGTCGAGGACCGCGGCGCTCGTTTCGTCTTCGATCGCCAGCAGGGTATCGGAGAGGTCCGTCTCGATGAGGTGGCCGACCAGCACGACGCTGATCTCCTCGCCGTAGCGTTCGGCGCCGGCCTGAATGACGTTGATTCCGGTTTCTCGGAGTGCGGCGACGATATCGTCGAACCGATCCGGCGGGCAGCCGAGGTCGACCTCGACGGGAATGTGTCCCCGCGGCGTGATGTTGCCGCGCTCGTGGTGAATACTCATGAGATTGCCGCCGTTTTCGGCGATCGGTGTCAGCGCATCGAGTAACTCGCCGGGTTCGTCGACCAGCTCGAGGCGGACGGTATAGGTACGAACGCCGCCGTCGGCCTCGGTGCCGAGGTCACCCGGTGGCGTCGGTGCATCACCCATCGGTGTCACCGCCTCTCGGCACGTGATCGTCCGTCATCGTGGGCATGCTATCGTCTCCGTAACGGGCACGTAAAAGCGTATAGATATCCTCATCGCTCGAGATCGACTCGAGCGGGCCGCTGTGGCGGTTTCGGCGGCGACTGTTGTAGCGACGTTCGACGTCAGTTCGCTCGAATTGGCGTTCTCACTCGGATAGAGAGCGACGCCCGTTCTCCGATTGCACCAGTCGAACGCGATCGTTCTTCTCCTGCTCGAAAGGTCGCTCTCAAGTATGTTGACTTGCCGACTATTGTCTCGAATACTCTACTATCGTGTATGTGTTCGTTAGTCAATTCGATTGAGTGATTACACTGGCTTTCTCTCGTAACAGCGGACCCTATAGCTGTTATTGGGTTTCTGGGCCGCTCCAGATTAGATTCCGACGCTATTTTAACTATATTGTATATTTCACAGAAGTACATGGGAGTTCAAACTGATTTCCGTAGCTCAGGCCCAAAACCGCTAGTATAGTGATCTCAATGTACACTGAACCTAACAGGTCCTACTCAGAGTCCTCCGACAGATATCGAAGCTATCGGTTTAGAAAGTAGTATGTTTAAGTGGTAGTTGGTAATCTCTCGCTCGAGACGACGAACGCAAACTACCCCCTCTGTATCCGGATGAACGATCCGCGAAACGCCGGCGTAGGGTCGCTCAGCAATCCACGGCTACTGTTCACCGTCGATCAGCACTGGCTAGCCCCATTCTATATCGCGCTATGGAATTTATGCCGATAGCAAACGGACTGCTATCGGCTCGTCACGTGGAATACGACTGAAAGAAATTCGACGGCTGCGTCGCCGCGATTAGATGTCCGAGACGACCTCGTGCTCGACGTCGACGGCCTGTGCGTCCTCGTCCAGCAGCGCCACGACGAGATACGGCACGTAGGACTCGAAGTACTCGACGACTTTGGCGATCCGTTCGGCGTCGATCGCCTCGAGGGAGTCGAGCAGCATGAACGGGACCGTCTCGTAGACGTCGTGGACGAGATAGCCCGCGAGCGCGAACACGAGTCCGGTCACCTCTCGCTCGCTCTCGCTCAGGTGGCCGATCGTGTCCTCGTAGGCCGCGCCGTCGTCGGTACTGCGGACGATCTTGAGGTCGAACGACGAGCGCTCGACCTTCCGGCGACCTTCGCGGACCTCGCGGCGCGTCCGGTCGATCCAGATGCGGTCGAGGTTATCGTAGCCCAGCACCTCGAGGAGGTTCTCCATGTGTTCGTTGAACCCCTCGACGGCGTCGGCCTCGATCTGATCGATGCGCGTCCGGAGATCCGTCAGTTCGTCGGTGACGTCCTCGCGGCGCTCCTGGAGATTGCTGCGGTCGTCGAGTCGCTGTTCGATCTCGTCGATCTCGTCGTCGATCTCCTCGCGCTCGCGTTCCTTGCGTTCGAGTTCGAACTCGAGCTGGTTGACCTCCTTGTGCTGATCGAGGACCCCGCTGTAGTCGTCGGTCTCGAGGTCGTCGATCGTCGTCTCGAGGTCGTCGATTTCGTCGGTGAGGGCCTCGCGGTCGTCGGTCAGATCGTCGAGCCGGTCCTGTCGCCGGTCGAGTTCATCGTCGATCGAGTCGAGGCGACGCTGGGTCTGTCGGTACTCGGTCTTGTTCTCGTTGATCTCCGAGAGGGTCTCTCGCCGTTCGTCGAGTTCGGAGCTGATCTCGGAGCGCTCTTCGATGCGCTCCTGTCGGACGGATCGGAGCTGTTCGATCGTCGTCTCGATCTGGTCGCGGGGCACCGACGAGCCACACGTCCAGCAGGTGACCGACTCCGAGTCCGCGAGCAACTGATCCGTAACCGGGCCGTCATCGTCCTCGGTGGCGACGTCCGGGAGGACCGACTCCTGTTCGTCGAGCAGTTGCTCGTTGAACTGAATCGTGCTCTGCAGCTGTGAGATCTCCTGGGAGAGTTCCGCCTTCTCCGCCTGGAGGGTATCGATTTCGGCTTCGAGGCGGCTGACCTCCGTCTCGTCGCCCGACGAGAGCGATTCGAGACGCGCCTCGACCTCGTCGCGTTCGTCCTCGAGGGCCTCGATACTCTCGCGTTCGGTCTCGATGCGATCGCGGACGGTTTCGAGCTCCGAGCGGGTGTCGCGAAGCTCCGCGAGTTTCTCCTCGAGTTCGGACTCCTCCTCGCGTCGCTGTTCGACGTCGACGTTCGTCTCCTCGAGTTCTTCGCGGGCCTCTTCGAGGTCCGCCTGAAGCGACTCGATCTCGTCGGTGAGACGGGTCCGTTTCGCCTCGAGATCGGGCAATCGATTCTCGAGATCGTCGAGTTCGGACAGCCGCTCGTCGAGTTCCCGTTTCTGCTGTTCGTACTGCTCGATTTCGGCCTTTATCGCGTTGGTGTCGACCGGCCGCATGATCAGCTCGCGGAGGTCGTCTCCGCGGGCGACGGCCTGTCGCGCTTCGTTGGTTTCGAGCAGGAACGCGAACAGATCGGCGAGTTCCGGATCGTCGAGATAGGGGTCGCCGTCGGTGACGATCGTTCCGCCTCGTCGCTCGAGCGTCCGCCGGTACGTCTCGTCGCCGAACTCGAGGACCGCCTGGCCCTCGTCAGCGTCGGCTTTGAGACTCGCTTGTTCGCTTCCGAGCGCCGCCATGATCGCTTGCAGCAGTGATGTTCGGTTAGTCGCGTTGCGACCGGAGAGCACAGTCACTCCGTGGTGAAACGTAACCTCCGTTTCGTCGATACCCCCGATGTTATCGACTGAAAGGGTAGCCGCCCCCGGAATGTCTCGTTGTTTCGTATCCAGTCCAGGTTCCATGCGCCGGTGTACTGTCCCCACGCATATAGATATTCCCACTTCTGCCACTCGTGAGAATTTGCCGGTTCCAGGGTTCGACGATCAGCGCGGATTATGCGTCGTCCACGTCTACCGTGTGGCAATCACACGCCCGGTTCTCGAGGAGTTCCCTGATGGTGTACTCCTGGAGGCAGTCCTCACAGGTCACCGTAACCGAGACGGTGACGTCGAAGTCGCCGATGGCGACGACGTCGTTGCGCTCGAGTTGAGAAACGGTGTCCGCCGTAACGGCCGCGGTTCGATTCTGTAACGCACCGAGCTTTTCACTGCTTCGCTCTAGCCGTTCTTCATCGCTCGGCGTCTCGAGTTTCGCGCCGAGGCAGTCGGTGAGGTGATTGTAGACCGTCTGGTGGGAGACGAAATCCGATTCGACCCGCTCGATCGGAACGCCGTCCCGCTGGAGTTCGTTTCGGGTCTGCACCTGGGTCCCGCTGCTGACGTCGTCGTCGGTCAACAGCCGGTAGGTGTTCTCGACTTCCCCCTCTTTGGGCGGGATATTCGCCTCCTCGAGCGCTGCCTCGAGAACCCGTTGATTGACGTAGGTCGCGAGCTCGCGCGTGCTGCGCTGGTCATCCCCGTCCCCCGTCCAGTAGGCGACCAGGTCGTCGTTGAGGCCCGCGAGCTCGTACTGCGTCGCGACTCGCCCGAGCTTGCACGTACATACCGCCTCCGAATCAGTCGAACTGGAACGATCGGTCACTACGTGCGTGTAGTCGTCAGGAGACGAAAAACGTTCGGATCCTCGTCGTCTCCGGAGACCGGGTTCATCTCAGATCAGAACCAGAGCCGAATGCCGGTACACCAGCTCACTGCATATCTGATGGCCGAAACATCATGGATATAATATGTATGAGCCAACGGTAGGACTGAGGTCGAGAGAGGTTCTATAAGATGTATTATATACTTGAGCGATACGGCCGATTACAGAGGTACTTTTGTAATTTATGATTCCCACAGATATAAAAGACGTGTGTGACGATTCCGGTGGCCGTACAAATAATTGTTTGCCTTGCAGCTGATGGTTCGCATCGAGGTCTCGGTTGCGATCGGTTTCAGGATCTGTCAATTCTTTTCGAATTTAAACTGGTTCTAGATGGACTGGCCGGACTTTCTCGAGGCACCCGTCATTCCCGTCAATCGAGGGTGTCTCGAGATAATGAACCGCATAATGCGATATCTTTTTCGTCACGGGTCTGTTCCCGCTCTAGGAGACGGTTCGGCGATCGCTCTCGATTTCAATGGTGAAAGCGCTCGAGCAGCGTTCGTCGCTTCCGGCTCGTTCCGAGATCAATCAATGGGTCCCGGCTATTTCAATAGTATTGAAACTGAATTGTCCAAACTATCAGATTCTTATGTCGGTATGGCTACAAGCGAGGGCGACGGCGACTGACTCGGACGTATTGCGATCGGGATTACACAGGTACTTTTGTAAACCACTTCGTCGGAGCCCAACGGTGTCGATACCCGACGAACGCATCCGACTCGAACCGAATCGGAGCGGGAACGTTCGTGCCGCTAACGACCGCTAGTACGGTGGAGAGCCGGCGAAACCGCGCGTTACTCGTACTGTCGGATCTTCAGTTCGATGATGTTCTTCTTGTTGAGGAGCTCGGGAGCGAGTTCGGCTTCGATCCGATCGGTCTCCATTCGGCTGCGCGGGCCGCTGATACTGATCGCACCGATCACGCCGTCCGGTTCCGATAGTATTGAAGTCGCGACCGCACTGACGCCGGGGAAGTGCTCGCCGCGGTTGATGGAATATCCACGGTCCCGAATCTCCTGGAGTTCGTCCTCGAGCGCGTCCCGACTCGTGACCGTATTATCGGTAACGGCCGGCAGACCGCGCCGTTCGATGACCGCGTCGAGTTCGTCCGCGGAGAGTTGGGCGAGGATCGCCTTCCCCGTCGCCGTCGAGTGGAGATGGAGGTGGCGACCCAGCGGCGCGTTGTCGTCGATCGATTCCGGGCTCTGCGACTTGTACAGTTGCACCGAATACCCGTTCTCCTTGACCGTGAGATTCGCGTGTTCCCCCGATGTTTCCCGGAGGTCGTCGACTTCCGGCTTTGCCGCCTGGTAGAGCGCCATCCCGTCGCGCATCTCCCCGCCGGTGGCCAGGAACCGGAAGCTACAGTCGTACTCGTTGTCGTTTTTGACGACGTAGCCGCTCTCAACGAGCGTCGACAGGTGGATGTGAGCCGTACTGATCGCCATTTCGAGGTCCTCGGCGAGTTCGGACAGCGTCGCCCCGTCGCGATCGCGAAGGTATTCAACAATGGTGAAAGACTGATCGACGCTCTTCAGCCGCCGCGTCTCCGTTTGATCGCTGTCGGTCATGGTAGTACATTGGTAGAGGATCGCTTAAGCCCTCCGTGTCGTTTCGACCATGTTGAAATTGTTCTCAGCCGGCGGTCGGGATGGCCGTTCCATCGAGTGACGGTCAACGGCGGATCGGGCCGATCTATCGACGCGGAGCGGACTGAGACGGCGTCCCGAGAACAGAACGAGGGATCGATCGTTACTGAATCGAGTCCTCCGGGCCGACGACTTCCATCTCCTCGAACAACTTGTCGTAGTTGTTGAGTTCGAAGAGGTACTCGCCCTCCACGAGTTCCTCGCGGACCTCGTCTTCCGACTCGAGTTTGTCGTACGATCGCTCGAGAATTTCCGCGGCGCTCTCACGCGGGACGACGGCGAGACCGTCGTCGTCGCCGACCACGATGTCGCCGGGCTCGACGGTGACGCCGCCACAGGAGATCGGGACGTTGATCGAGCCCGGGTCCTGCTTAAGTGGACCTCGCGGATGCGTACCGCGGCCGTATACCGGGAACTCCATCTCGCCGATCGCCTTGCTGTCGCGGTAGGCACCGTCGATGACGATCCCGCAGATTCCGTTCACCTGACAGGACTTGCACATGAGTTCGCCGAAATGGCCGGTCTCGGTGTACCCTTCGGAGTCGATGACGAGAACGTCACCCGGTTCCGCCATCGTGATCGCCTTGTGGATGATCAGATTGTCTCCGGGCGAGGCGTTGACCGTAATCGCGGAGCCGGCCATCTCGATATCGTTGTAGGCGGGCTGGAGGCCGGAATCCATCGAGAGCCCGATGTTCCCCGTCACGTCGGAGACGATGGTGCTCGGAATCTCTTCGAAGGCTGATACGACGTCACGGTCCGGTCGCTCTACGTCGTGCTCGATCGCGTGCATGGTCCGATCGACAGCGGAGAACCACGTTAATCTATCGGTCCGCGGGGAACGACCCATCGCCGCGGTCATTCGAGCGACGAACCGTAGTGTGTCGTTGACGACGAATTACAGGTCACTGGAAATTCCGGTCCCGCTTTATTTCGATACGCGCCGACCCCTTGAACGCGATGTCTGTCAGCGAGATCGTCGATGGTATCCACGCC containing:
- a CDS encoding 3-dehydroquinate synthase II, with protein sequence MTRSVWVKADDTVGDWDDRRARITAALESGADWVLVDEEDVSRVRELGDINVAAFRTDGDVTLVDDIDDAETDEDDGGAAESTTEADAVIVGKNGEGDATIDLPEDFSGSADLSTLRRRDGDVERGAYVRILGKEYERFAETAAEEADHTIIVGEDWTIIPLENLIARIGEETNLIAGVTTADEAKTAFETLELGADAVLLDSDDPDEIHETVEIRDEAERESLDLEYAEVLDIEQIGSADRVCVDTGSLLEHDEGMLVGSMARGLVFVHAETAESPYVASRPFRVNAGAVHAYVRTPGGGTKYLSELQSGDEVQVVDTAGNTREAIVGRVKIEKRPMFRIALETDDGDRIETLLQNAETIKVATSEGRTAVTDLEAGDELLLYTEDTARHFGEAVEESIIEK
- a CDS encoding NADH dehydrogenase codes for the protein MSITREAIRSVEPPEFAVTLRNAGLAGAGGAGFPTYAKWERLEEVDSLLVNHQESEPNYYMDKWLGRERTEELAALFDGLLERAFDRIVIAAKWPDRDEWMGGLEAATDATVYAPDALPVSEDETGIVIAYTDDKYEFGMESVLMRLVAGVVMGGNELPMDNGWIVQNTETLSNVYRALVDGAPTTRKFVHVDGRVPTHRFLEVPIGTPATDLLEAAGRTDELADNEVILDGGPGWCFEIDAAPDAFGVRKRTNCLLVMEESVVEENTIGSGGRVNVLASAAWKQSVHETAPTEALRPDRVEVPLITNPAFEGVVTPSEPIVTVGDDLETDEMIARPADGISIAQHAPIDGTVTGVDDRSITIERDERLTSD
- a CDS encoding DUF7331 family protein, translating into MHATGDYDEREATADRAFDHYVSYADGDGTVICDRRTPSAWIRSTTTWSCQR
- a CDS encoding zinc ribbon domain-containing protein; translated protein: MTWLRAVVAAGLSMVFPGAGHVVIRDWLRALLFAGLYLVTFWLFFPVDQIATAESFSEAMTITSEVDMLSQLTLLFVNLIAAFDAVIRALEFSPNAAGDDGGATCPECGKELDEDLEFCHWCTARLEPSPEEEPAQS
- a CDS encoding type I 3-dehydroquinate dehydratase; protein product: MTVDGFALAATTNDLTREPKARDTADIIEFRMDSAEDPIEQLADYDGDLPILATNRSRWFGGHAADRGRLDQLMAAAEFDVVEMVDVELETARGMQWVLEEFREQDVELVISFHEFDETPDQETLDAIIEECARYGDIAKVATYAADREDCLRILTAIDTATQNGIRAAGIAMGELGSHTRVIGPLYGSALGYAPLESDKSEYAPGQLPLHRLDSLVEMIKESGTDSRIFDQLDEEYPSRQEVTQTE
- a CDS encoding homoserine dehydrogenase, which gives rise to MRLAILGAGDVGRSVADLAGEYGHEVVALADSTNAVIDADGIDVEGALQRKRSDEPVGVDDPDDVFDIEYDVLVEATPTTLGDAEPGFSHVERALEADRHVVLANKGPVAERYEEMRALEADSEGSVRFEATVGGAIPALSTVEDCMPENVTAVRGVLNGTANFILTRMAAEGLDYEHVLAEAQDLGVAEADPTFDVDGTDAALKFVILANVLSDGGFALEDASVEGIQNIPGSALNLAAEDGRTIRLIGEATREGVRVGPRLVPENGPLAVTGTRNIIQIETHNAGSLHSSGRGAGGPETATAVLSDVNRLADR
- a CDS encoding amino acid-binding protein, whose protein sequence is MGDAPTPPGDLGTEADGGVRTYTVRLELVDEPGELLDALTPIAENGGNLMSIHHERGNITPRGHIPVEVDLGCPPDRFDDIVAALRETGINVIQAGAERYGEEISVVLVGHLIETDLSDTLLAIEDETSAAVLDLSLSAPQGTGDTSSARLRLAIDSGRSEAVFDTIRSVSEEKDLTVVEPLLGGDA
- a CDS encoding archaea-specific SMC-related protein; the protein is MEPGLDTKQRDIPGAATLSVDNIGGIDETEVTFHHGVTVLSGRNATNRTSLLQAIMAALGSEQASLKADADEGQAVLEFGDETYRRTLERRGGTIVTDGDPYLDDPELADLFAFLLETNEARQAVARGDDLRELIMRPVDTNAIKAEIEQYEQQKRELDERLSELDDLENRLPDLEAKRTRLTDEIESLQADLEEAREELEETNVDVEQRREEESELEEKLAELRDTRSELETVRDRIETERESIEALEDERDEVEARLESLSSGDETEVSRLEAEIDTLQAEKAELSQEISQLQSTIQFNEQLLDEQESVLPDVATEDDDGPVTDQLLADSESVTCWTCGSSVPRDQIETTIEQLRSVRQERIEERSEISSELDERRETLSEINENKTEYRQTQRRLDSIDDELDRRQDRLDDLTDDREALTDEIDDLETTIDDLETDDYSGVLDQHKEVNQLEFELERKEREREEIDDEIDEIEQRLDDRSNLQERREDVTDELTDLRTRIDQIEADAVEGFNEHMENLLEVLGYDNLDRIWIDRTRREVREGRRKVERSSFDLKIVRSTDDGAAYEDTIGHLSESEREVTGLVFALAGYLVHDVYETVPFMLLDSLEAIDAERIAKVVEYFESYVPYLVVALLDEDAQAVDVEHEVVSDI
- the rdfA gene encoding rod-determining factor RdfA translates to MTDRSSSTDSEAVCTCKLGRVATQYELAGLNDDLVAYWTGDGDDQRSTRELATYVNQRVLEAALEEANIPPKEGEVENTYRLLTDDDVSSGTQVQTRNELQRDGVPIERVESDFVSHQTVYNHLTDCLGAKLETPSDEERLERSSEKLGALQNRTAAVTADTVSQLERNDVVAIGDFDVTVSVTVTCEDCLQEYTIRELLENRACDCHTVDVDDA
- a CDS encoding IclR family transcriptional regulator; amino-acid sequence: MTDSDQTETRRLKSVDQSFTIVEYLRDRDGATLSELAEDLEMAISTAHIHLSTLVESGYVVKNDNEYDCSFRFLATGGEMRDGMALYQAAKPEVDDLRETSGEHANLTVKENGYSVQLYKSQSPESIDDNAPLGRHLHLHSTATGKAILAQLSADELDAVIERRGLPAVTDNTVTSRDALEDELQEIRDRGYSINRGEHFPGVSAVATSILSEPDGVIGAISISGPRSRMETDRIEAELAPELLNKKNIIELKIRQYE